Within the Arthrobacter caoxuetaonis genome, the region GACGGCGAACATGCTCATCTTCCTGCCGCTGGCTACGCCGGAGGTTGTGCTGGGCGCTTCGCTGCTCTCGCAGTTCCTGAACATCGGCGCTGAACTGGGGATGGGCACCGTCATCATTGCCCACTCCATCTTCTGCATCTCCTTCGTGGTGGTGACGGTCAAGGCACGTGTTGCGAGCCTGGACCCGAAGCTGGAGGAAGCGGCCGGGGACCTGTACGCCTCGCCGATCCAGGCATTCTGGCGGGTCACGTTCCCGCTGCTGCTGCCGGGCATCGTGGCGGCTGCACTGCTGGCCTTCGCCATGAGCTTCGATGACTTCATCATCACCAACTTCAATTCAGGCAACCTGGATACCTTCCCCAAGTTCATCTACGTTGCGGCGACCCGCGGCATCCCGGCCCAGGCCAACGTGATCGGTTCGGCAATGTTCATCGTTGCCCTGCTGGTCGTCATCGGCGGCCAGGTCCTGTCCCACCGCCGGGCCAAGATGCTCGCAGCCCGGTAGCCACGCGTCCGGTCCGGAAAACAAGGGCGCCCGCCGAACCCGGCGGGCGCCCTTTGTTTTTCCCGGTTGCCAGGCGCTCACGCCCCGCCCGGCCGGCACTTCAGGAAAGGAGTTCCCCAAGCCGCCGTGCGTTGTGAACCGCCGCGCCTTCGCCGTCGTTGTTGAAATAGGCATAGACGTCGCGGCCTCCCGCCCGCCATTCCCTGATCCTCTCCGCCCACCAGCGCAGATCAGCTTCCGAATAGGAACCGGCATACAGTGTGTGGTGGTCCGGCCCGTGGAGGCGGACGTAGACGAAATCCGCCGTGGCTTCGAGGATGCAGGGGAGCCGGGCCCCGCTCATCACGCAGTAAGCAGCGTTGTGCTTGGCCAGCAGGTCGAAAACTCCGGGCTGGTTCCATGTGTCATGCCGAAACTCGACGGCCACCCGGATCGAATCAGGCAGCGCCGAGAGAACGGCGGCCAGCCGGGCGTCGTCGCGCTCCATATCCGGCGGCAGCTGCAGGAGCAGGACGCCGGCCTTGCTGCCCAGCTCTTTCCAGCAGCGGGCGATGCGCCCGATCCAGACCTCCGGTTCCCGCAGCTTTCGGGCGTGGGTGAGGCCGCGGGGTGCCTTCACCGAGAATTCGAAGTCCTGCGGCAGCCGGTCCCGGTAACGGGCAAAAGCCTCCTCGCGCGGCCACCGGTAGAAGCTGCCGTTGAACTCCACCGTGTCGAAGTGCCCGGCGTAGTACTCAAGCCATTTTCCAGCGGGCAGGCCGGCAGGATAGAGCTGCCTCCGCCAGTGGTTATATGTCCAGCCCGAGGTCCCGATCCGTAGTCTGCTCACCGGACCCAAGGTACTCCCGACGCCCGGAAATCTCGCCGATGGCCGTACCGCGGTGTCCGTTGCGGACGCACACTTGTACTATCCCGTGTCCCCTGAGCGAAAGGATCCGCTATGGCACAGCGAGAGAGCACAGGTTCCGGCCGAGGAATCTATCTGCGCATGGTCCGGGACTTCAGCGCTGAACCGGCCGCGGTGTACCGAGCCTGGACCGATTTCGCCCATGCGACCGACTGGTGGGGTCCCGAAGGGTTCATTGTCCCGGCGGACCGGGTCAGCGTGGACGACAGGGAAGGGGGCAGCTACAAGGCCTGCATGGTCAACACCATCACGGGGGACGAACTGTGGTGGGGCGGAACCCTGGAACGGCTGGATCCGCCGGACCACCTTTCCATGACCCAGCAGTGGGAACAGCCGGATGGAACTCCGGCCAGCAACGTCACCTTGATAACCGTGGACCTGGAGCCGCACGACGCCGGCACCCACATGACGTTCCAGCAGGGGCCGTTTCCAGACACCCGGGACAGGGACGGCCATGAAACCGGATGGGAGCAGTCCTTCCACCGGCTCGCAAACTACCTCGCCCGAAGCGCATGAAATAACCCGCAGTCTTTCGCGGTTGCACAGCTAGGTCCGCTGGTTCGGCATGCACCGTGGCCGGCGACAGGACAAGACGTGCACAACGAAAGGCCAGTGTTCCATGACGTACCCGCTTTCCATCCTCGATTTCGCTTCCATTGACGAGGGCGGGACTGCCGCTGAGTCGTTCCGCGACAGCCTGGCGCTTGCCCGGCACGCCGAAGGATTGGGGTACCGGCGGATCTGGTACGCCGAGCACCACAACATGCCTACGATCGCCTCGTCGGCCACGAGCGTCCTGATCTCCTTCATCGGCGCCAACACGTCCTCCATCCGGCTGGGAGCAGGAGGCATCATGCTGCCCAACCATGCGCCCCTGACCATTGCCGAGCAGTTCGGCACCCTTGAGTCCCTGTATCCAGGCCGGATCGACCTGGGCCTCGGCCGCGCCCCCGGCAGTGACCAGAAGACCCTGCGTGCGCTGCGGCGGGATCCGATGTCCGCCGATTCCTTCCCCCGGGATGTCCAGGAACTGCAGGGCTACCTCACCGGCAACAGCCTGATCCCCGGCATCG harbors:
- a CDS encoding ABC transporter permease; amino-acid sequence: MKQKIGRWFVPVFGGLAFLFLLVPIFYVFAFSFNDAGRTNLSWRGFTLDNWKNPCGAPGVCEALGNSLQVGLAATLISTTLGTAIAIGLVRYRFKFNATANMLIFLPLATPEVVLGASLLSQFLNIGAELGMGTVIIAHSIFCISFVVVTVKARVASLDPKLEEAAGDLYASPIQAFWRVTFPLLLPGIVAAALLAFAMSFDDFIITNFNSGNLDTFPKFIYVAATRGIPAQANVIGSAMFIVALLVVIGGQVLSHRRAKMLAAR
- a CDS encoding DUF72 domain-containing protein, with translation MSRLRIGTSGWTYNHWRRQLYPAGLPAGKWLEYYAGHFDTVEFNGSFYRWPREEAFARYRDRLPQDFEFSVKAPRGLTHARKLREPEVWIGRIARCWKELGSKAGVLLLQLPPDMERDDARLAAVLSALPDSIRVAVEFRHDTWNQPGVFDLLAKHNAAYCVMSGARLPCILEATADFVYVRLHGPDHHTLYAGSYSEADLRWWAERIREWRAGGRDVYAYFNNDGEGAAVHNARRLGELLS
- a CDS encoding SRPBCC family protein; translated protein: MAQRESTGSGRGIYLRMVRDFSAEPAAVYRAWTDFAHATDWWGPEGFIVPADRVSVDDREGGSYKACMVNTITGDELWWGGTLERLDPPDHLSMTQQWEQPDGTPASNVTLITVDLEPHDAGTHMTFQQGPFPDTRDRDGHETGWEQSFHRLANYLARSA